A section of the Kribbella sp. HUAS MG21 genome encodes:
- a CDS encoding NADH-quinone oxidoreductase subunit M, giving the protein MNIGWLTLLLLLPFVGAIATMLVPKAKALTAKQVALGFSLVTLVLTAIVAIGYHRNGAEDYAETHTWIKAFGAHYALGLDGVGIVLVVLTALLTPVVIIASWNDAQHGRWSEKSFFAWILGLEALSIGVFAATDVFLFYVLFEATLIPMYFLIGGFGGAQRSYAAVKFLLYSLLGGLLMLASVVGLYVVSAKAGDPSYLLADMVKLDLSQNTERWLFLGFFFAFAVKAPMVPFHTWLPDAAGEATPGTSVLLVGILDKIGTFGMIRFCLGLFPNASEWATPVVLVLALISVLYGALLAIGQTDIKRLIAYTSISHFGFIVMGIFALTSQGLTGSTLYMFNHGLSTAALFLVAGYLISRRGSARIADYGGVEKVAPVLAGTFLFAGLSSLALPGLSPFISEFMVLAGTFSRHKVIAVVAVLGIVLAALYILLMYQRTMTGPVRDGVEKLKDLNPREILAIAPLVVLIIGLGIFPKPVVDIIKPAVDETMQRVGVTDKAPQIPVTEGQK; this is encoded by the coding sequence ACGGCCAAGCAGGTCGCGCTCGGGTTCTCGCTCGTGACGCTGGTGCTGACCGCGATCGTCGCGATCGGCTACCACCGCAACGGCGCCGAGGACTACGCCGAGACGCACACCTGGATCAAGGCCTTCGGCGCGCACTACGCGCTCGGCCTCGACGGCGTCGGCATCGTCCTGGTGGTGCTGACCGCGCTGCTCACGCCGGTCGTGATCATCGCGAGCTGGAACGACGCGCAGCACGGCCGCTGGTCGGAGAAGTCGTTCTTCGCCTGGATTCTCGGCCTCGAGGCGCTGTCGATCGGCGTGTTCGCCGCCACCGACGTGTTCCTGTTCTACGTGCTGTTCGAGGCCACGCTGATCCCGATGTACTTCCTGATCGGCGGCTTCGGCGGTGCGCAGCGTTCGTACGCCGCGGTGAAGTTCCTGCTGTACTCGCTGCTCGGCGGTCTGCTGATGCTGGCGTCGGTCGTCGGCCTGTACGTCGTCTCCGCGAAGGCGGGCGACCCGTCGTACCTGCTGGCCGACATGGTCAAGCTGGACCTGAGCCAGAACACCGAGCGCTGGCTGTTCCTCGGCTTCTTCTTCGCCTTCGCGGTGAAGGCGCCGATGGTGCCGTTCCACACCTGGCTGCCGGACGCGGCCGGTGAGGCGACGCCGGGGACGTCGGTGCTGCTGGTCGGCATCCTGGACAAGATCGGCACCTTCGGGATGATCCGGTTCTGCCTGGGCCTGTTCCCGAACGCGTCCGAGTGGGCCACCCCGGTCGTCCTGGTGCTGGCGCTGATCTCGGTGCTGTACGGCGCCCTGCTGGCGATCGGCCAGACCGACATCAAGCGGCTGATCGCGTACACCTCGATCTCGCACTTCGGCTTCATCGTGATGGGCATCTTCGCGCTGACGTCGCAGGGCCTGACCGGGTCGACGCTGTACATGTTCAACCACGGGCTCTCCACGGCGGCGCTGTTCCTGGTCGCCGGGTACCTGATCTCCCGGCGCGGGTCCGCCCGGATCGCCGACTACGGCGGCGTCGAGAAGGTCGCGCCGGTGCTGGCCGGGACGTTCCTGTTCGCCGGCCTGTCCAGCCTCGCGCTGCCCGGCCTGTCGCCGTTCATCTCCGAGTTCATGGTGCTGGCCGGAACCTTCAGCCGGCACAAGGTGATCGCGGTGGTCGCCGTCCTCGGTATCGTGCTGGCGGCGCTGTACATCCTGCTGATGTACCAGCGCACGATGACCGGCCCGGTCCGTGACGGCGTCGAGAAGCTCAAGGACCTGAACCCGCGGGAGATCCTCGCGATCGCGCCGCTCGTGGTCCTGATCATCGGCCTCGGCATCTTCCCGAAGCCGGTGGTCGACATCATCAAGCCCGCGGTCGACGAGACCATGCAGCGGGTCGGCGTGACCGACAAGGCACCGCAGATCCCCGTGACGGAGGGACAGAAGTGA